The following coding sequences lie in one Acaryochloris thomasi RCC1774 genomic window:
- a CDS encoding acetate kinase, whose translation MKILVLNAGSSSHKCCLYKIEELFPDAPPAPLWEAQLDWHRPDNAALLVRTAAGEKLEEELLSVSRADALLHLLMTLWQGRTQVIQNLQEIDVVGHRVVHGGQKYQASVVTDEVKDEIASLIPLAPTHNEANLEGIEIIEELLGNVPQIAVFDTAFHSRIPDIAATYPGPYNWIEQDIRRYGFHGISHQYCTQRTAQILGREVERLIVCHLGNGASLTAVKSGRSINTTMGYTPLDGLMMGTRSGAVDPGILIHLMRQGYSADQLDQMLNKESGLKGISGISHDMREIDDAIAQGNKQAKLARDLYLHRLQSCLGSMLMSLGGIDVIVFTAGIGEHSAGVRAEICNALAFLGLKIDAAKNNSDPVDQDIATTESSVRVLVIHTQEDWAIAQDCWRCLTSYPSQVHQVLSL comes from the coding sequence ATGAAGATTTTAGTCCTCAATGCAGGGTCCAGTAGCCATAAGTGTTGCCTGTACAAGATTGAAGAGTTGTTCCCAGATGCTCCACCAGCACCACTTTGGGAGGCTCAACTGGATTGGCATCGTCCAGATAATGCGGCCTTGCTTGTCAGAACTGCGGCGGGGGAGAAGCTAGAAGAGGAATTATTGTCGGTCTCTCGAGCTGACGCTCTTCTGCATCTATTAATGACACTTTGGCAGGGACGGACTCAAGTGATTCAAAACCTGCAAGAGATTGATGTTGTGGGGCATCGGGTTGTGCATGGAGGACAGAAGTACCAAGCGAGTGTGGTGACGGATGAGGTCAAGGATGAGATCGCATCCCTAATCCCCCTAGCGCCAACCCACAATGAGGCCAACCTAGAAGGCATCGAAATCATAGAGGAGCTTCTTGGCAATGTGCCTCAAATCGCTGTTTTCGATACCGCCTTTCACAGTCGCATCCCCGATATTGCCGCCACCTATCCCGGCCCCTATAACTGGATTGAGCAGGACATTCGTCGCTATGGCTTCCACGGCATTAGTCATCAGTACTGCACTCAGCGGACTGCTCAGATCCTGGGGCGAGAGGTGGAGCGATTGATCGTTTGTCACCTAGGGAATGGGGCTTCTCTGACGGCGGTAAAGAGTGGTAGGAGCATCAACACCACGATGGGATATACACCGTTAGACGGATTGATGATGGGTACGCGGTCGGGAGCGGTTGATCCTGGCATTTTGATTCACTTGATGCGCCAGGGCTATTCTGCCGATCAGCTTGATCAGATGCTCAATAAAGAATCTGGCCTCAAGGGCATTTCGGGGATCTCCCATGATATGCGCGAGATTGATGATGCGATCGCACAGGGCAACAAGCAGGCCAAACTAGCACGGGATCTCTATCTCCATCGCTTACAATCCTGCCTGGGTTCAATGTTAATGAGCTTGGGCGGTATCGATGTCATTGTCTTCACTGCAGGAATTGGAGAACATTCAGCAGGAGTACGCGCAGAAATCTGTAACGCTTTAGCGTTTTTGGGATTGAAGATTGACGCAGCTAAGAACAACAGCGACCCAGTGGATCAGGATATTGCCACTACTGAATCTAGCGTTCGCGTGCTGGTGATTCATACCCAGGAAGACTGGGCGATCGCCCAAGATTGTTGGCGCTGCCTAACTTCATATCCCTCACAAGTTCATCAAGTTCTTTCTCTATGA
- a CDS encoding class I SAM-dependent methyltransferase: MNYPKRVSDFTSDFMNYGLLYAIANKRIHSPTPLPAEENWSFWSKPRSAGLEFFARAYPPESKRKAYLDSMLKQDHAIGIESHYDVSNEFYALFLDTQYKFYTCAEFKSNQDTLETAQEHKARHLLSLLELNGNEKLLDLGCGWGSMLRFIQDAGHRGELSGFTLSKEQLIYDQHKLDLNVSLTNFVTALFKDGPYDRILSIGSLEHVKPKELKAVYQKIYDALVPKGLAVHQFFSFEREPYPVSGILMQLFFPGSLLVMHHRHIEAAESAGFMITHDSVHDYKPTLKAWYDRLAANQEKAIGLVGLEVFNRYMTFFPIAWLFFQQKEAELHRVVMKK; the protein is encoded by the coding sequence ATGAACTATCCAAAAAGAGTATCCGACTTTACCTCTGATTTTATGAATTACGGTCTGCTTTATGCGATCGCAAACAAGAGGATTCATTCACCAACCCCCTTACCCGCAGAAGAGAACTGGAGTTTCTGGAGCAAGCCTAGATCCGCTGGGCTTGAGTTTTTTGCTAGAGCTTATCCCCCAGAGTCAAAGCGGAAGGCCTATTTAGACTCCATGCTGAAGCAAGACCATGCAATCGGTATTGAATCTCATTACGATGTATCGAACGAGTTCTATGCGTTATTCCTTGATACTCAATACAAGTTCTATACTTGTGCTGAATTTAAGAGTAATCAGGATACGTTAGAAACCGCGCAAGAACACAAAGCTCGACACCTGCTTTCTCTCTTGGAATTAAACGGTAATGAGAAGCTATTAGATCTTGGGTGTGGCTGGGGTTCAATGCTGAGGTTTATTCAAGATGCGGGGCATCGTGGTGAATTATCTGGATTTACCCTATCAAAGGAACAGCTCATTTACGATCAACACAAACTAGATTTGAATGTATCCCTCACCAATTTTGTCACGGCTCTGTTCAAAGATGGCCCCTACGATCGCATCCTCTCGATCGGATCACTGGAGCATGTCAAACCCAAGGAGCTAAAAGCGGTCTATCAAAAAATCTATGATGCGCTTGTGCCAAAGGGGTTAGCCGTTCATCAGTTTTTCTCTTTTGAACGTGAACCCTACCCAGTATCTGGAATATTGATGCAGTTATTCTTCCCCGGTTCTCTATTGGTCATGCATCACCGTCATATTGAGGCTGCAGAGAGTGCGGGTTTTATGATTACCCACGACTCAGTTCATGACTACAAGCCAACTCTTAAAGCATGGTATGACCGCTTAGCTGCCAACCAAGAAAAGGCAATAGGTTTGGTCGGTCTAGAAGTCTTCAATCGGTATATGACTTTTTTCCCGATTGCCTGGTTATTCTTTCAACAGAAAGAGGCCGAGTTGCATCGAGTCGTGATGAAAAAGTAG
- a CDS encoding phytoene desaturase family protein has product MTNSSTDIIFIGAGIAGLAAGCYAQMNGYRTEIFELHNQPGGLCTAWERNGYTFDGCIHYLFGSAPGQPFHNLWQELGTIQDRSFVHHDELIRLTGPEGKTLIVYSDPDRLREHLIALSPCDRELIHAFCNDILAFRHFDLSLLQQQPKALMGPIDWAKLGRKTLPFLSPMIRWGRYSAQDFGKRFKDPFLRQAIPQMFSWPSIPLIVGMSLLAAMHNKNAGYPLGGSLVFARAIEQRYRALGGTIHYSAQVERILVKRDRAIGIRLYNNDEYFAHRIISACDGRNTLFDLLDGRYTTRCTKRFYDGHLPIHSQLQVSLGVNRDCSDHPHWVTHLLDQPITIAGEKQYEISVKHYCFDPSLAPTGKSVMIVMMNTPNSYWQRIYGRSAYAAEEIQESSILIDQLERIYPGIKADIECVDVATPLSYERYTGNWQGSSCGWLLTKRTMPLMIGGLPKTLPGLAHFYQIGQWVEPGGSVPIVAMSGRNIIQQICHEDRRIFATTSP; this is encoded by the coding sequence ATGACTAATTCTTCGACTGACATCATTTTTATTGGAGCAGGCATCGCTGGACTCGCTGCGGGCTGCTATGCCCAAATGAATGGCTATCGCACGGAGATCTTTGAGCTACATAACCAGCCGGGAGGACTATGCACCGCCTGGGAACGCAACGGATATACCTTCGACGGCTGCATTCACTACTTGTTTGGCTCGGCTCCAGGACAGCCCTTTCACAACCTGTGGCAAGAGCTAGGCACTATTCAGGACCGATCATTTGTACACCATGATGAACTCATCCGTCTGACGGGGCCAGAGGGAAAGACGCTGATTGTTTATAGCGATCCTGATCGGCTGCGAGAGCACCTGATCGCGCTGTCACCCTGCGATCGCGAACTAATCCACGCCTTCTGCAACGATATTCTTGCCTTCAGACACTTTGATCTATCCTTGCTGCAGCAACAGCCCAAAGCGTTAATGGGGCCGATTGATTGGGCAAAACTGGGCCGAAAGACGCTGCCGTTTTTAAGTCCGATGATTCGGTGGGGCCGATACTCTGCTCAAGACTTTGGCAAGCGGTTCAAAGATCCATTTCTACGACAGGCTATTCCTCAGATGTTTTCTTGGCCCAGCATTCCTCTCATTGTGGGGATGTCGCTGCTGGCTGCAATGCATAATAAAAATGCTGGATATCCCCTCGGTGGATCGCTGGTGTTTGCCCGTGCCATTGAGCAACGGTACCGAGCGCTGGGGGGAACGATTCACTACAGCGCTCAGGTGGAACGAATTTTAGTCAAGCGAGATCGCGCCATTGGCATCCGGCTATACAACAATGATGAGTATTTCGCGCACCGCATCATTTCTGCCTGTGATGGACGGAACACCCTGTTTGATCTGTTAGACGGGCGATATACAACGCGCTGCACTAAGCGTTTTTATGATGGGCATCTCCCGATCCACTCTCAGTTGCAGGTGTCATTAGGAGTCAACCGTGATTGTTCAGATCATCCGCACTGGGTCACGCACCTACTCGATCAGCCCATCACCATCGCAGGAGAGAAGCAGTATGAAATCAGCGTTAAGCACTATTGTTTCGATCCATCGCTAGCCCCTACGGGGAAATCTGTTATGATCGTCATGATGAATACGCCTAATTCCTATTGGCAGCGCATTTATGGGCGCTCAGCCTATGCTGCTGAAGAGATCCAAGAATCGAGCATTCTCATTGATCAACTGGAGCGCATTTATCCCGGTATCAAAGCAGATATTGAATGCGTTGATGTGGCAACGCCGCTCAGCTATGAGCGGTATACCGGCAACTGGCAAGGCTCAAGTTGCGGATGGCTGCTCACCAAGCGAACGATGCCGTTGATGATTGGTGGTCTACCCAAGACACTTCCAGGACTGGCTCACTTTTATCAAATTGGTCAGTGGGTTGAACCGGGGGGGAGTGTCCCCATTGTGGCGATGTCGGGGCGCAATATTATTCAGCAGATCTGCCATGAGGACCGCAGGATATTTGCAACAACAAGTCCCTGA